One window of the Glycocaulis alkaliphilus genome contains the following:
- a CDS encoding SDR family oxidoreductase, translated as MAQSKGTALITGGAKRIGRAFCEALAKDGYDIAIHCNRSRDEAEALAQTLEGKGVKAGVFAADFSDGANAETLMEEAAKAMGPVSLLVNSASIFEDDSVESVSAQSFRAHMEANTLAPVLLSKAFAAQAPEGAMIFNLLDYKLFNINADFYSYTISKAALKAMTEMLARALAPRIRVNAVAPGLTLPSPYHDEATFERLHDDNPLQCGPTPEDLVRTLRWFLATPSVSGQIVCVDGGQHFDPRLTRDVFGALGS; from the coding sequence ATGGCACAGAGCAAAGGGACGGCGCTGATAACCGGCGGGGCCAAGCGTATAGGGCGCGCATTCTGCGAGGCGCTGGCCAAGGACGGCTATGACATTGCCATCCATTGCAACCGCTCGCGCGATGAAGCCGAAGCGCTGGCGCAGACGCTTGAGGGCAAAGGCGTAAAGGCTGGCGTATTCGCCGCCGACTTCTCCGATGGTGCCAATGCCGAAACGCTGATGGAGGAGGCCGCCAAAGCCATGGGGCCGGTCAGCCTGCTGGTGAACTCCGCCTCGATCTTTGAAGATGACAGCGTGGAGAGCGTGAGCGCGCAGAGCTTCCGCGCGCATATGGAGGCCAACACGCTCGCGCCTGTACTCCTGTCAAAGGCCTTCGCCGCGCAGGCCCCGGAAGGCGCGATGATCTTCAACCTGCTCGACTACAAGCTTTTCAACATCAACGCGGACTTCTACTCCTACACCATCTCCAAGGCGGCCCTGAAAGCCATGACGGAGATGCTGGCGCGCGCCCTCGCGCCGCGTATCCGTGTCAACGCGGTAGCGCCCGGCCTGACCCTGCCGAGTCCCTATCATGACGAGGCCACGTTCGAGCGGCTGCATGACGACAACCCGCTGCAATGCGGACCGACGCCGGAGGATCTGGTGCGCACGCTGCGCTGGTTCCTCGCCACGCCCTCGGTGTCGGGGCAGATCGTGTGCGTGGATGGCGGGCAGCATTTCGACCCGCGCCTGACGCGCGACGTGTTCGGCGCGCTTGGCAGCTAG
- a CDS encoding 6-pyruvoyl trahydropterin synthase family protein, protein MMLISAQVNIEAAHFTPIGDEDDTRRQIHGHSYLVRAWVQAEPGVEDLDRLREDLFSAALPLDHALLNEVEGLAGPSMEAIADFVAQRLAPLWPGLRKVSVARPTLGYEVVRELA, encoded by the coding sequence ATGATGCTGATTTCTGCCCAGGTGAATATCGAAGCCGCGCACTTCACCCCGATCGGGGATGAGGACGATACGCGCCGCCAGATTCACGGTCATTCCTATCTGGTGCGCGCCTGGGTGCAGGCCGAGCCGGGCGTGGAAGATCTTGACCGGCTGCGTGAAGACCTGTTCTCCGCGGCGCTGCCACTGGACCATGCGCTTCTCAACGAGGTGGAGGGACTGGCCGGTCCATCGATGGAAGCGATTGCCGATTTTGTGGCGCAGCGCCTCGCTCCGCTTTGGCCCGGACTGAGAAAAGTTTCGGTTGCCCGGCCCACTCTCGGTTATGAAGTGGTACGAGAGCTCGCCTGA
- the folB gene encoding dihydroneopterin aldolase, giving the protein MKLTPANADAALAARAEPAASGERLSVRVEGLRLDAEVGVYASEHGRKQPITVSLEAEVASEAAHPGADLGHAVNYAALAETVRQVVGRQHHELLEDLAQALADTMFAEPRIVRIALRIDKLTALDDAASVGVSYERWR; this is encoded by the coding sequence ATGAAACTGACGCCTGCCAACGCTGATGCAGCCCTTGCTGCACGCGCAGAGCCTGCCGCGAGCGGGGAGCGTCTGAGCGTGCGCGTGGAAGGCCTGCGTCTGGACGCGGAAGTGGGCGTCTATGCCAGCGAGCACGGCCGCAAGCAGCCGATCACCGTCAGCCTTGAGGCCGAAGTGGCCAGTGAGGCTGCGCATCCCGGCGCCGATCTGGGCCATGCGGTGAATTATGCCGCGCTGGCAGAAACCGTGCGCCAGGTGGTGGGCCGCCAGCATCACGAATTGCTCGAAGATCTGGCGCAGGCATTGGCCGATACCATGTTTGCCGAACCGCGCATTGTGCGTATCGCCCTTAGAATCGACAAGCTGACCGCGCTCGATGATGCCGCTTCTGTCGGCGTCAGCTATGAGCGCTGGCGCTGA
- the uvrC gene encoding excinuclease ABC subunit UvrC gives MARAQKPRTPPADTPDAPGRASEASARSGPEVIADYVKRLPMKPGVYRMYGADGEVLYVGKARQLKSRVSNYAKSGGHNNRIALMIALTASMEFVVTATETEALLLEANLIKRLKPRFNIILRDDKSFPYILIRTDHASAQLTKHRGARKMKGDYFGPFASAGAVNHTLNTLQKAFLLRTCTDSVFEARSRPCMLYQIKRCAGPCVDLIAPERYEELVGEAREFLRGRSGALRERLQAEMEEAAEALDFERAARLRDRLRAIAAVTTSQGINPEGIEEADVIAVHQEGSKSCVQVFFFRAGQNWGNRAFYPRHDAEAGPEDVLGAFIAQFYEDKPAPALLLVSHEPEQGELLADALSLRAGHAVEIRKPRRGTKTQLVDQAMTNAREALGRTLAESKSQAQLLDGVARVFSLETRPDRIEVYDNSHIQGSNALGAMIVAGPEGLEKSQYRRFNMKGGDAATNDDFAMMAAMLRRRFSRLAKEREEGAPVPGLVLIDGGKGQLSAAMAVMEELGMSDIPLAAVAKGPDRNAGREDFYMPGRAPFRLPANDPVLYYLQRLRDEAHRFAITGHRAARSRAIKDNPLNDIAGIGASRRAALLKHFGSARAVSRANLADLEAVEGVSKALARKIYDHFHEQG, from the coding sequence ATGGCCCGCGCACAGAAGCCCCGGACACCGCCTGCAGACACGCCTGACGCGCCTGGCCGCGCCAGCGAGGCGTCTGCGCGTTCCGGGCCGGAGGTGATTGCCGACTACGTCAAGCGCCTGCCGATGAAGCCCGGCGTCTACCGCATGTATGGCGCGGACGGCGAGGTGCTCTATGTGGGCAAGGCCCGCCAGCTGAAATCGCGCGTGTCGAACTACGCCAAGTCCGGCGGGCACAATAACCGCATAGCGCTGATGATCGCGCTGACGGCCAGCATGGAATTTGTCGTCACAGCGACCGAGACCGAGGCTCTGCTGCTGGAAGCCAATCTCATCAAGCGGCTGAAGCCCCGCTTCAACATCATCCTTCGCGACGACAAATCCTTCCCCTACATCCTCATCCGCACTGATCATGCATCGGCCCAGCTGACCAAGCATCGCGGTGCGCGCAAGATGAAGGGCGATTATTTCGGCCCCTTCGCCTCTGCCGGGGCGGTCAATCACACGCTCAACACGCTGCAAAAAGCGTTCCTGTTGCGCACCTGCACCGACAGCGTGTTCGAGGCGCGTTCGCGCCCCTGCATGCTCTACCAGATCAAGCGCTGCGCCGGCCCTTGCGTCGATCTGATCGCGCCGGAACGCTATGAGGAGCTGGTGGGCGAGGCGCGCGAGTTTCTGCGCGGCCGTTCGGGTGCGTTACGTGAACGCTTGCAGGCCGAGATGGAAGAGGCTGCAGAGGCGCTGGACTTTGAGCGCGCCGCGCGCCTGCGCGACCGGCTGCGCGCGATCGCCGCCGTTACCACCAGCCAGGGCATCAACCCGGAGGGCATCGAGGAAGCCGATGTCATCGCCGTCCATCAGGAGGGCAGCAAAAGCTGTGTGCAGGTCTTCTTCTTCCGGGCGGGCCAGAACTGGGGCAACCGCGCCTTCTATCCGCGCCATGATGCCGAGGCGGGGCCTGAAGACGTGCTGGGCGCTTTCATCGCGCAATTTTACGAGGATAAGCCTGCGCCAGCCTTGCTGCTGGTGTCCCATGAACCCGAACAGGGAGAGTTGCTGGCCGACGCTCTGTCTTTAAGGGCGGGGCACGCGGTTGAAATACGCAAGCCCCGGCGGGGCACCAAAACCCAGCTGGTCGATCAGGCGATGACGAATGCGCGCGAGGCGCTGGGGCGCACGCTGGCGGAGTCCAAAAGTCAGGCCCAGCTTCTGGACGGCGTGGCGCGTGTCTTTTCGCTCGAAACCCGGCCCGATCGGATCGAGGTCTACGACAACTCCCACATTCAGGGCTCCAATGCGCTCGGCGCGATGATCGTGGCAGGGCCGGAGGGGCTGGAGAAATCCCAGTACCGCCGCTTCAACATGAAGGGCGGGGATGCGGCCACCAACGATGATTTTGCCATGATGGCCGCCATGTTGCGGCGGCGCTTCTCCCGGCTGGCAAAAGAGCGCGAAGAGGGCGCGCCGGTGCCGGGCCTTGTTCTGATAGATGGCGGCAAGGGCCAGCTCTCCGCCGCGATGGCCGTGATGGAAGAGCTGGGCATGAGCGACATCCCGCTCGCCGCTGTCGCCAAGGGACCGGACAGGAATGCGGGCCGCGAAGATTTCTACATGCCGGGCAGGGCGCCCTTCCGTCTGCCAGCCAATGATCCGGTGCTCTACTATCTGCAACGCCTGCGCGACGAGGCGCACCGCTTTGCGATCACTGGCCACCGCGCTGCGCGCAGCCGGGCGATCAAGGACAATCCGCTCAACGACATTGCCGGGATCGGTGCCTCGCGCCGTGCCGCGCTTCTGAAGCATTTCGGGTCGGCAAGGGCGGTTTCACGGGCGAACCTTGCCGATCTTGAGGCTGTCGAAGGCGTTTCAAAAGCGCTCGCCCGCAAGATCTACGACCATTTTCACGAGCAGGGTTAG
- a CDS encoding CDP-alcohol phosphatidyltransferase family protein, which produces MLRHIPNLITVLRGVGGIAGAWLLLQSAGAALEETAVFYAVLSGLIFLVAALTDWLDGWLARRFSATSSLGALLDPIADKVLTGAYLVAYTFIAGGNPALAVPVGIILLRDIIVTGLRLAGPPRAGGAYTVTSDAKAKTALTMIVVALPFMLVAAGFTEVRDWFYIWVGGVWLCAALTVWSAIPYLRTALKNGNQR; this is translated from the coding sequence ATGCTGCGCCATATCCCCAATCTGATCACCGTGCTGCGCGGCGTTGGCGGCATTGCCGGCGCCTGGCTGCTCCTGCAAAGCGCAGGCGCGGCGCTGGAGGAGACGGCGGTTTTCTATGCGGTCCTCTCCGGGCTGATCTTCCTGGTGGCAGCCCTTACGGACTGGCTGGATGGCTGGCTGGCGCGGCGTTTCAGCGCAACCAGCTCACTGGGCGCCCTGCTTGATCCCATAGCCGACAAGGTGCTGACCGGCGCCTATCTGGTGGCCTACACTTTTATCGCCGGAGGCAATCCGGCGCTGGCTGTTCCGGTCGGTATCATCCTGCTGCGCGACATCATCGTCACGGGGCTGCGTCTGGCGGGGCCGCCGCGCGCCGGGGGCGCCTATACGGTTACCAGTGATGCCAAGGCCAAGACGGCCCTGACCATGATTGTAGTCGCGCTACCCTTCATGCTTGTGGCGGCCGGTTTCACGGAGGTAAGAGACTGGTTCTACATCTGGGTTGGCGGGGTCTGGCTATGCGCGGCACTTACCGTCTGGAGTGCGATACCCTATTTGCGCACAGCGCTAAAGAATGGCAATCAAAGGTAG
- a CDS encoding globin-coupled sensor protein: protein MTDSQLSERFDFLSFTESDRARLRSLKPLVAAELPAILDQFYLDISKHPEVDAMFKSAEMRSHARQKQLEHWLRICDAQYGADYLQSVQRIGETHARLGLKPAWYFGGYAKIVGGMVKAIIHKANASRNFLQRFGNDGELAVALDTLVKAAMLDMDLCMSTIDACAARAKAEERNALAGEFEKTISSIVSSVAAASEELSTTAKAMAQTAEGTTERSSSVAAASEEASVSARTVAQAAGELTRAIGEISERASEAAGASSQAREEARRTAETMAELSSAAERIGTIVSLIETVAEQTNLLALNATIEAARAGEAGKGFAVVASEVKSLAAQTANATEEISSQIANVQSVVNTAVKAIEAVSGSIEQVTGVSASISAAVEEQSAATAEIERNTNQSAESSGMVSQTITEVLCGAQETSNSAGAVVSAAAELGNQAERLRGDVSRFLERIRAA, encoded by the coding sequence ATGACCGACTCACAACTTTCCGAGCGTTTTGATTTTCTCAGCTTCACCGAGTCGGACCGTGCGCGTCTGCGCAGCCTGAAGCCGCTTGTCGCGGCCGAGCTGCCGGCGATTCTCGACCAGTTCTATCTCGACATTTCCAAGCACCCCGAAGTCGATGCGATGTTCAAGAGCGCGGAGATGCGCAGCCATGCCCGCCAGAAGCAGCTTGAACACTGGCTGCGCATCTGTGACGCGCAATACGGTGCCGATTATCTCCAGTCCGTTCAGCGCATTGGCGAGACCCACGCCCGGCTTGGCCTGAAACCCGCCTGGTATTTTGGCGGTTACGCCAAGATTGTCGGTGGAATGGTCAAGGCGATCATCCACAAGGCCAATGCAAGCCGCAATTTTCTGCAGCGCTTTGGTAACGATGGCGAGCTCGCAGTAGCGCTCGACACGCTGGTCAAGGCGGCCATGCTCGATATGGATCTGTGCATGTCCACCATCGATGCCTGCGCAGCACGCGCCAAGGCTGAGGAGCGCAACGCGCTCGCGGGTGAATTTGAAAAGACGATCTCTTCCATTGTGTCATCGGTCGCGGCTGCGTCTGAAGAACTGTCAACGACGGCAAAGGCGATGGCGCAGACGGCTGAAGGGACTACCGAACGGTCCTCCAGCGTAGCGGCCGCCTCCGAGGAAGCCAGCGTATCGGCTCGCACGGTGGCTCAGGCAGCCGGCGAGCTCACCCGTGCCATTGGCGAAATATCCGAGCGTGCCAGCGAGGCTGCAGGCGCGTCGTCACAGGCGCGCGAAGAGGCGCGGCGCACTGCGGAGACTATGGCCGAGCTGTCGTCCGCCGCAGAACGTATTGGTACGATTGTCAGCCTGATCGAGACAGTGGCCGAGCAGACCAATTTGCTGGCGCTGAACGCCACGATTGAAGCCGCCCGTGCGGGCGAAGCCGGCAAGGGGTTTGCCGTGGTGGCGAGCGAGGTAAAATCGCTCGCGGCGCAGACCGCAAATGCCACAGAAGAGATTTCCAGCCAGATCGCCAATGTCCAGTCCGTCGTCAACACGGCGGTGAAGGCGATCGAGGCTGTGTCCGGTTCGATTGAGCAGGTGACGGGCGTGTCGGCCTCCATCTCGGCGGCGGTCGAAGAGCAGAGCGCGGCCACAGCCGAAATCGAGCGCAATACCAACCAGTCTGCAGAAAGCTCCGGCATGGTCTCGCAGACCATCACCGAAGTGCTCTGCGGCGCTCAGGAAACCAGCAATTCTGCCGGCGCGGTGGTGAGTGCGGCCGCAGAGCTCGGCAATCAGGCCGAACGGCTGCGCGGAGATGTGTCGCGCTTCCTGGAGCGCATCCGCGCGGCGTGA
- a CDS encoding response regulator, whose product MTGLPPETHILVVDDDDRIRTLLSRFLRERGFRVSSAPNADKALSMLRSLAFDLLILDVMMPGMDGFELTRAVREAHDCPILLLTARGEPEDRIKGLSLGADDYLAKPFEPEELILRVQAILRRMIPKKLGARRVRFGSWIFELETGQLLQGEARVRLTGGEAALLTALAQSPGEPVDRFLLSERAAGGAGERAIDVQMTRLRRKIEDDPKNPVFLQTVRGEGYKLVAEPVFEAPAGK is encoded by the coding sequence ATGACCGGACTGCCGCCTGAAACCCATATACTCGTCGTCGATGATGATGACCGTATCCGCACGCTCCTGAGCCGCTTCCTGCGTGAGCGGGGCTTTCGCGTGTCCTCCGCCCCGAATGCGGACAAGGCATTGTCGATGTTGCGCTCGCTCGCCTTTGACCTGCTCATCCTGGATGTGATGATGCCCGGCATGGACGGATTTGAACTGACGCGTGCCGTGCGCGAGGCCCATGATTGCCCGATCCTGCTTTTGACCGCGCGCGGCGAACCCGAAGACCGGATCAAGGGCCTGTCACTGGGCGCCGACGACTATCTGGCCAAGCCTTTCGAGCCTGAGGAGCTGATCTTGCGCGTGCAGGCAATTCTGCGCCGCATGATCCCCAAGAAGCTGGGGGCAAGGCGCGTTCGCTTCGGCAGCTGGATATTCGAGCTGGAAACCGGCCAGCTCCTGCAGGGCGAGGCGCGTGTGCGCCTGACCGGCGGCGAGGCGGCCTTGCTGACAGCCCTTGCCCAGTCGCCCGGAGAGCCTGTCGACCGTTTCCTGCTGTCCGAGCGGGCGGCGGGCGGCGCAGGGGAGCGTGCGATTGACGTGCAGATGACGCGCCTGCGCCGCAAGATCGAGGATGATCCGAAAAATCCTGTTTTCCTCCAGACGGTGCGCGGTGAAGGCTATAAGCTGGTGGCCGAGCCGGTATTCGAGGCCCCGGCGGGAAAGTGA
- a CDS encoding ATP-binding protein, producing the protein MRLAFKRYLPTSLFGRSLLIIVLPVAIMQVAVTWSFFEEHWQTVTARLSESVAGDVALVTALVERSGPESVDPIANLAFETVGLSVDLREGDVLPTSRRTAFFRALDRSLRRALTARLDNEFWFDTTRYPEYVDIRVQVDAGVLRFIASRERAFATTGHIFILWIVGASTLLSAVSIIFIRNQAKPIQRLAAAAEAFGRGQDTAGFRPAGAREVRLAATAFIDMRERLVRYVEQRTALLAGVSHDLRTPLTRLRLQLAMMPAGPDREAAIQDIAEMEMALDEYLAFARGQSGEESAHTDLAELCRSLAAKAGRSGCVISLDVPDVLTREVRPGTLNRAVSNLVNNAAAHGNTVSLSLVDTGGRIEFRVEDDGPGIPPELYEEAFRPFSRLDPARNSNTTGVGLGLAIARDAARAHGGDVFLEHSGLGGLKAVLWIPA; encoded by the coding sequence ATGAGGCTTGCATTCAAGCGCTATCTGCCGACGAGCCTGTTCGGCCGCTCTCTGCTGATCATCGTCCTGCCGGTGGCGATCATGCAGGTGGCCGTCACCTGGTCCTTTTTCGAGGAGCACTGGCAGACAGTCACGGCGCGCCTGTCTGAAAGTGTGGCTGGTGACGTCGCACTGGTGACTGCCCTGGTCGAACGCTCCGGTCCGGAATCGGTTGATCCTATTGCCAACCTTGCCTTCGAGACCGTCGGCCTGTCGGTGGATCTGCGGGAGGGCGATGTGTTGCCGACCAGCCGGCGCACGGCCTTTTTCCGGGCGCTCGACCGCTCCTTGCGCCGGGCGTTGACCGCGCGGCTGGACAACGAGTTCTGGTTCGACACCACGCGCTATCCTGAATATGTCGATATACGCGTGCAGGTGGATGCAGGCGTCTTGCGTTTCATTGCATCGCGAGAGCGGGCTTTCGCCACCACGGGCCATATCTTCATCTTGTGGATCGTTGGTGCCTCCACGCTTCTCAGCGCGGTATCCATCATCTTCATCCGTAATCAGGCCAAACCCATCCAGCGCCTTGCCGCCGCCGCCGAGGCGTTCGGGCGCGGGCAGGACACAGCCGGTTTCCGCCCCGCTGGCGCGCGAGAGGTGCGCCTGGCCGCGACCGCCTTCATCGATATGCGCGAACGCCTGGTGCGCTATGTCGAGCAGAGAACGGCCCTTCTGGCAGGTGTCAGCCATGATCTGCGTACGCCGCTGACGCGCCTGCGCCTGCAGCTCGCCATGATGCCGGCCGGGCCTGATCGCGAGGCAGCGATCCAGGACATCGCCGAGATGGAAATGGCGCTCGATGAGTATCTGGCCTTTGCGCGCGGGCAGAGCGGCGAAGAAAGCGCACACACCGATCTGGCTGAGCTCTGCCGCTCGCTGGCGGCAAAGGCCGGGCGTTCGGGCTGCGTGATTTCGCTGGACGTGCCGGATGTCCTGACCCGCGAGGTGCGTCCCGGCACTCTGAACAGAGCGGTTTCCAACCTCGTCAATAACGCCGCCGCGCACGGCAATACGGTCAGCCTGTCACTGGTCGATACCGGTGGCCGGATCGAATTCCGCGTCGAGGATGACGGTCCGGGCATTCCGCCAGAGCTTTACGAGGAGGCCTTCCGGCCCTTCAGCCGTCTGGACCCCGCGCGTAACAGCAATACGACAGGTGTCGGGCTGGGGCTGGCGATCGCGCGCGATGCAGCACGTGCCCATGGCGGCGATGTGTTTCTGGAGCACAGCGGGCTGGGCGGGCTGAAGGCGGTTTTGTGGATACCGGCCTAG
- the proC gene encoding pyrroline-5-carboxylate reductase produces the protein MSASNERTGKVALIGAGRMGLALAAGWLRARRGGLDCDTLIIVEPNPSEELNALAGKYAIKVMPTLTKAAATGLDRVVLAVKPQVLPALGEDLAGKLPRDALIISILAGAGLIGLGRLFPGHPIVRAMPNTPGSIGKGISVAISNIEADPPHFRAAADALLKVLGSVEWVEDERMMDAVTAVSGSGPAYVFLMCEALARAGEAEGLPTELAEKLAVATVAGAGALLEDGHKRKTADAAALRRAVTSPGGTTQAALDVMMAGGGLPMLVRNAVSAAERQSRKLGSAL, from the coding sequence ATGTCTGCCAGCAACGAACGTACAGGCAAGGTCGCACTTATCGGTGCAGGCCGGATGGGGCTGGCTTTGGCCGCAGGCTGGCTGCGCGCGCGCCGGGGCGGGCTGGATTGCGATACGCTGATCATCGTCGAGCCAAACCCGTCAGAAGAGCTCAATGCGCTCGCTGGCAAATACGCCATCAAGGTCATGCCCACGCTGACCAAGGCCGCCGCCACAGGTCTCGACCGCGTGGTGCTGGCCGTAAAGCCGCAGGTGCTGCCAGCTTTGGGGGAAGACCTCGCCGGAAAACTGCCCCGCGATGCGCTGATTATCTCCATCCTCGCCGGAGCGGGGCTGATCGGTCTGGGGCGCCTGTTTCCCGGCCATCCCATCGTGCGCGCCATGCCCAATACACCAGGTTCCATCGGCAAGGGCATTTCCGTCGCGATTTCCAATATCGAAGCCGACCCGCCCCATTTCCGCGCCGCTGCCGACGCGCTCCTGAAAGTGCTGGGCAGCGTGGAATGGGTTGAAGACGAGCGCATGATGGATGCGGTGACGGCCGTGTCCGGTTCCGGCCCGGCCTATGTTTTCCTGATGTGCGAAGCGCTCGCGCGGGCGGGAGAAGCCGAAGGCCTTCCCACAGAGCTGGCCGAGAAACTCGCCGTCGCCACGGTGGCCGGTGCCGGCGCGTTGCTGGAAGACGGCCATAAGCGCAAGACAGCGGACGCGGCAGCCTTGCGGCGTGCCGTTACGTCACCGGGCGGCACCACGCAGGCCGCTCTGGACGTGATGATGGCCGGTGGCGGCCTGCCCATGCTGGTGCGTAACGCCGTATCCGCCGCCGAGCGCCAGTCACGCAAGCTCGGCAGTGCGCTCTAG
- a CDS encoding YbjN domain-containing protein: MMDLHTETYIQTIDPLESVEQAVIAEQYAYERDDTELHMAVPGEWRDHQVWFAWRPELDVMHVCASLELKTPQARFREVCELVTRLNERLWLGHFDVWAEDGSVVFRHALSLAGGETVSPAQAAALIVAAREAGERLYPAFHYLVWGGKSVEEAVAAAMFDTAGEA; the protein is encoded by the coding sequence ATGATGGATCTGCATACCGAAACCTACATTCAGACAATCGATCCGCTGGAAAGCGTGGAGCAGGCGGTCATCGCCGAGCAATACGCCTATGAGCGCGATGATACCGAGCTGCACATGGCTGTACCCGGTGAGTGGCGTGACCATCAGGTCTGGTTCGCCTGGCGCCCGGAGCTGGATGTGATGCATGTCTGTGCCAGCCTTGAGCTGAAAACGCCGCAGGCACGCTTTCGCGAGGTCTGCGAGCTTGTCACCCGCCTCAATGAGCGCCTCTGGCTTGGCCATTTCGACGTCTGGGCCGAAGACGGTTCGGTTGTATTCCGCCACGCCCTGTCGCTGGCTGGCGGAGAGACGGTAAGCCCGGCGCAGGCGGCAGCCCTGATTGTGGCTGCCCGGGAGGCCGGCGAACGGCTCTATCCGGCTTTCCACTACCTCGTCTGGGGGGGCAAGAGCGTCGAGGAGGCTGTCGCCGCCGCGATGTTTGACACGGCCGGGGAGGCCTGA
- a CDS encoding accessory factor UbiK family protein: MAYRLQSGVNGEICEADIALDGPKGLYPDLYTSKDRLVMQTRNPVFTDLADLMTDAFGAARAAGDEARSVFRAQAERVAADMDLASGEEVRALQAIIARQGEEIESLKARLTALEGKKPAPSRAAAASKRKPASKKASS; encoded by the coding sequence GTGGCGTATCGTCTCCAGAGCGGCGTTAACGGTGAAATCTGCGAGGCGGACATTGCGTTGGACGGGCCGAAAGGCCTATATCCTGACCTCTATACCAGCAAGGACCGTCTTGTCATGCAGACGCGCAACCCCGTTTTCACTGATCTGGCTGATCTGATGACCGATGCCTTCGGCGCAGCGCGCGCGGCGGGCGATGAGGCGCGCTCGGTTTTCCGGGCGCAGGCCGAACGCGTGGCCGCTGACATGGATCTCGCTTCGGGCGAGGAAGTGCGCGCCTTGCAGGCAATCATCGCCCGGCAGGGCGAGGAAATCGAATCACTTAAAGCCCGTCTGACGGCGCTGGAGGGCAAAAAGCCTGCTCCCTCGCGCGCTGCGGCGGCTTCGAAGCGCAAGCCCGCTTCGAAAAAGGCTTCCAGCTGA
- the lgt gene encoding prolipoprotein diacylglyceryl transferase, with the protein MAPCPASFDLIDPVIFEIGPFALRWYALAYIAGFFLGLFYVLKLIARPRLWTTHASPKAAPMDRAYVEELMLWVMVGVIVGGRFGYVLFYQTSALWERPLWVITGITEGGMSFHGGLIGVMLAMIITARLWKIPLLNVSDAVAAATPIGLLLGRLANFINGELWGRPAPDLPWAMRFADDPLCALRHPSQLYEAFLEGAVLLALIAFLIWRFRALSRPGLVTGVFLAGYGVFRAFVEIFREPDRHMPEALQGYVTMGMLLCVPMIAAGAYLIWRSLKAPPASVPGEVRPERKKSRSKAG; encoded by the coding sequence ATGGCCCCGTGCCCCGCGAGTTTCGACCTGATTGATCCCGTCATCTTCGAGATCGGCCCGTTTGCGCTGCGCTGGTATGCGCTGGCCTACATTGCCGGCTTCTTCCTCGGCCTGTTTTACGTTCTCAAGCTGATCGCCCGGCCGCGCCTGTGGACCACACATGCCAGCCCGAAGGCTGCGCCGATGGACCGGGCCTATGTCGAGGAGCTGATGCTGTGGGTGATGGTCGGCGTCATTGTCGGCGGCCGCTTCGGCTATGTCCTCTTCTACCAGACAAGCGCGCTCTGGGAGCGCCCGCTTTGGGTCATAACCGGCATCACCGAAGGCGGGATGAGCTTCCACGGTGGCCTGATCGGCGTCATGCTGGCCATGATAATCACCGCGCGGCTGTGGAAGATTCCGCTGCTGAACGTGTCTGATGCCGTCGCGGCGGCGACGCCCATCGGCCTTCTGCTGGGACGTCTGGCCAATTTCATCAATGGCGAGCTGTGGGGCCGTCCGGCACCCGACCTGCCCTGGGCAATGCGCTTTGCCGATGATCCGCTGTGTGCGCTGCGCCATCCCAGTCAGCTTTACGAGGCCTTCCTTGAGGGCGCGGTTCTGCTGGCGCTCATCGCCTTCCTGATCTGGCGTTTCCGCGCCCTGTCGCGGCCAGGTCTCGTCACCGGCGTGTTCCTTGCCGGTTATGGCGTATTCCGCGCGTTCGTGGAGATATTCCGCGAGCCGGACCGGCATATGCCAGAGGCGCTGCAGGGATATGTCACCATGGGTATGCTCTTGTGCGTGCCGATGATCGCTGCCGGAGCGTACCTGATCTGGCGTTCGCTCAAGGCGCCGCCTGCCTCCGTGCCGGGCGAGGTGCGCCCTGAGCGCAAGAAGTCCCGGTCCAAAGCGGGCTAG